The following are encoded in a window of Flavobacterium cupriresistens genomic DNA:
- a CDS encoding LytR/AlgR family response regulator transcription factor: MKYKCIIVDDEPLARELITSHLVNFESFELIASFENALKAYSFLETNTIDLIFLDIEMPLLKGNDFLKKLKNPPKVIFTTAYREYAIEGYELNVIDYLLKPITFDRFFVSIEKFKQLQLPKKETKPTTDNHIFVASGSKNIKIVLDEILYVESLKDYITIHLENGKSHHIKQNISVFEKLLGPNFVRIHRSYIIQTQKLTAYSKNEVELNGTEIPIGNSYKENWLHHLDANILK, encoded by the coding sequence ATGAAATACAAATGCATAATCGTTGACGACGAACCATTAGCCAGAGAATTAATAACTTCTCATTTGGTCAATTTCGAAAGTTTTGAATTAATAGCCTCTTTCGAAAATGCACTGAAAGCGTATTCTTTTTTAGAAACCAATACCATCGATTTAATTTTTCTGGATATTGAAATGCCTTTACTAAAAGGAAATGATTTTTTGAAGAAATTAAAAAATCCTCCGAAAGTAATTTTTACTACAGCTTACAGAGAATACGCCATAGAAGGTTATGAACTTAATGTGATTGATTATTTGTTAAAGCCAATTACTTTTGATCGCTTCTTTGTTTCAATAGAAAAATTCAAACAGCTACAACTTCCAAAAAAGGAAACAAAACCAACAACAGATAACCACATTTTTGTAGCAAGCGGAAGTAAAAACATCAAGATTGTATTGGATGAAATTTTGTATGTCGAAAGCCTTAAAGATTACATTACCATTCATCTTGAAAACGGAAAATCACATCACATTAAACAGAATATTTCGGTTTTTGAAAAACTGTTGGGTCCAAATTTTGTGCGGATTCATCGTTCTTATATTATTCAAACACAAAAACTAACCGCCTATTCTAAAAATGAAGTAGAGCTAAACGGCACAGAAATCCCAATTGGAAACAGCTACAAAGAAAACTGGCTACATCATCTGGACGCAAACATTCTAAAATAA
- a CDS encoding nuclear transport factor 2 family protein — protein sequence MKQSLICFALFLISSYISGQTKQDSLAIKRAALDYIESQQVPNPKQMEQALHPRMVKRTFWKDKATGKDYVRETTTESMVLLAESYNKNGDKFPTTPKKEVRLLDVSERTASVKLIADEWIDYMHLVKINGVWKIINVLWEFNDISRQQ from the coding sequence ATGAAACAATCCCTTATTTGTTTTGCCTTATTTTTAATCAGCAGCTATATTTCCGGACAGACCAAACAAGACAGCCTGGCAATAAAAAGAGCTGCTCTTGATTACATCGAATCGCAACAGGTACCAAATCCCAAACAAATGGAACAGGCACTACACCCAAGAATGGTCAAACGAACCTTTTGGAAAGACAAAGCTACCGGCAAAGATTACGTTCGCGAAACCACGACAGAATCTATGGTCCTGCTTGCAGAAAGCTACAACAAAAACGGGGATAAGTTTCCTACTACACCCAAAAAGGAGGTCAGACTGCTTGATGTTTCAGAACGAACTGCTTCTGTAAAATTAATTGCCGATGAATGGATTGATTATATGCATCTCGTTAAAATCAACGGGGTATGGAAGATCATCAATGTGCTTTGGGAATTTAATGACATCAGCAGACAACAATAA
- a CDS encoding serine hydrolase domain-containing protein, with product MRLIFKICIVSCFIFQPVIFAQTLEAKIDKLLNEKFKPEGPGGAFLAAKEGKIIYKKAFGKANLELNVAMQPDFVFEIGSMTKQFTAVSILMLVEQGKLKLDDEITKFIPDYPTNGNSITIHHLLIHTSGIKDFTSMKAIKDIAKSDLSPKELVDFFKNEPVDFKPGEQYKYCNSGYVLLGYIIEMVSGKTFGEFIDENIFKKIDMNNTYYASHEKVIKNRASGYRDREGYVNAPYISFSIPYASGSIISNVEDLLKWQNAIAAHTLLSLATTAKVFTNYQLNNGTKTDYGYGWHIDAVKGKLVYEHGGSIFGFKSMGVYEPASKIYVIGLSNCDCNSPTALTREIAALLLD from the coding sequence ATGAGATTAATTTTTAAAATTTGTATTGTTTCCTGTTTCATTTTTCAGCCTGTTATTTTTGCTCAGACTTTAGAAGCCAAAATAGATAAGTTATTAAATGAAAAATTCAAACCCGAAGGTCCCGGAGGCGCATTTTTAGCTGCTAAAGAGGGAAAGATTATATACAAGAAAGCTTTTGGAAAGGCTAATTTAGAATTGAATGTTGCAATGCAGCCGGACTTTGTTTTTGAAATTGGTTCCATGACCAAACAATTTACAGCGGTCTCCATTTTGATGTTAGTTGAACAAGGTAAACTGAAATTGGATGATGAAATCACCAAGTTTATTCCGGATTATCCAACCAATGGAAATAGTATTACGATACATCATTTGTTAATACATACTTCAGGAATTAAGGATTTTACAAGTATGAAAGCAATTAAAGATATTGCCAAAAGCGATTTGTCGCCTAAGGAACTAGTTGATTTTTTTAAGAATGAACCAGTAGATTTTAAGCCGGGTGAACAGTATAAGTATTGTAATTCGGGTTATGTTCTTTTGGGGTATATTATTGAGATGGTGTCAGGTAAAACTTTTGGGGAGTTTATTGATGAGAATATTTTTAAGAAAATAGACATGAACAATACTTATTATGCAAGTCATGAGAAGGTAATAAAAAACAGGGCTTCCGGTTATCGTGATAGAGAGGGTTATGTAAATGCACCTTATATCAGTTTTTCTATACCTTATGCTTCGGGATCGATAATTTCAAATGTTGAGGATCTGTTGAAATGGCAAAATGCAATTGCAGCCCATACGTTGCTTAGTCTGGCTACTACTGCGAAAGTATTCACGAATTATCAACTAAATAACGGTACCAAAACGGACTACGGATATGGATGGCACATTGATGCGGTAAAAGGGAAGCTTGTATATGAACATGGAGGCAGTATTTTTGGTTTTAAATCGATGGGCGTTTATGAGCCGGCTAGCAAAATTTATGTAATTGGTTTGAGTAATTGTGATTGTAATTCTCCAACTGCACTTACAAGAGAGATAGCGGCTTTGTTGTTGGATTAG
- a CDS encoding sensor histidine kinase, producing MKNLDIKRILLHCVYWISFLLLYINSKSNDTTYYDFTFVYSWKILAQVIVAYGLIYWIIPQTLNKKKYFVFLFCAVGWLYLVFALLMILKYYYLEPKFPGFFDDWLGHKMSVPERLTSFTLIFREFSFITYPIIILGFISFNRKQQRLLKLEEEKKSMELKVLKNQLNPHFLFNTLNNLYTLTLKKDDKAPEVIAKLSEILDFVLYRCTDDYVSIEKEITLIENYIALEKLRYDENRLDISFTKDILENNKISPLILLTFIENAFKHGVVNETQKAKIQLNLVCKKNQIIFCIENTKPQNEFASVSNKSQIGLVNVRKQLDLLYPKKHQLEIEETKTNFKVKLCLYL from the coding sequence TTGAAGAACCTCGATATAAAAAGAATTCTCCTTCATTGTGTTTATTGGATTTCTTTTTTGCTTTTATACATTAATTCAAAGTCCAACGACACTACTTATTACGATTTTACTTTCGTTTACAGTTGGAAAATTTTAGCACAAGTAATTGTTGCCTATGGCTTAATTTATTGGATTATTCCTCAAACACTTAACAAAAAGAAGTACTTCGTTTTTCTGTTTTGCGCAGTAGGCTGGCTCTATCTTGTTTTTGCCCTTTTGATGATTTTAAAATATTATTATTTAGAGCCTAAATTCCCGGGTTTCTTTGATGATTGGCTCGGACATAAAATGTCAGTTCCGGAAAGATTAACTTCTTTTACACTAATTTTCAGAGAATTCTCTTTTATTACCTATCCGATTATAATTCTGGGATTTATAAGTTTTAATCGAAAACAACAACGCCTGTTAAAACTGGAAGAAGAGAAAAAATCAATGGAACTGAAGGTTTTAAAAAACCAATTGAATCCTCATTTTCTTTTTAATACGTTAAATAATTTATACACTTTAACTTTAAAAAAAGACGATAAAGCACCTGAAGTAATTGCAAAATTATCTGAAATTCTGGATTTTGTTTTATACCGTTGCACTGATGATTATGTTTCGATAGAAAAAGAAATTACTCTAATTGAAAATTACATTGCGCTGGAAAAACTTCGTTACGATGAAAACCGATTAGACATTTCATTTACAAAAGACATCCTTGAAAACAACAAAATTTCTCCCTTAATACTATTGACTTTTATCGAGAATGCCTTTAAACACGGAGTTGTAAATGAAACTCAAAAAGCAAAAATTCAACTTAATTTAGTCTGCAAAAAGAACCAAATTATTTTTTGTATTGAAAACACGAAACCTCAAAATGAGTTCGCATCCGTTTCAAACAAATCTCAAATTGGTTTAGTGAATGTCCGAAAGCAATTGGACTTGTTATACCCTAAAAAACACCAACTGGAAATCGAAGAAACGAAAACTAATTTTAAAGTAAAACTTTGTCTTTATCTTTAG
- a CDS encoding SMP-30/gluconolactonase/LRE family protein translates to MKKIITTTIGVLILAGTPNLFAQKDRKEILYREDARFKGSDLSTERTKQRILYSETSKVIKPILFADLGETCTTPDGMALDKNGNLYLSVTNPTSFEKFGSKILIFDKNDKPMTWFDQLPVHPVTKRVHPMGMEFGPDGNLYVVDNQCFARQADASRLIRVIVKNGKPVNAEVLVEGFNFSDGLRWSKNRIYITDASFNKGEESGIYSFSLDELNKDKIILDASNKEKYLISTFTLKPGTAKHSLGIDGIAFDKNGNLYGGSFGDGVITKIEFFNDGKVKSKKVVFDSDQLKCCDGFFYDENRNSIFIANYDNNSVHQLNLNTNTISLIWENENADGSDGQLDNPCETIIYKGKLLVVNYDTFEGVKNIGTDPFHTISSFDLEGLK, encoded by the coding sequence ATGAAAAAAATAATTACAACGACAATTGGTGTTTTGATTTTAGCGGGAACTCCAAATTTATTTGCCCAAAAGGACAGAAAAGAGATTTTGTATCGTGAAGATGCAAGATTTAAAGGATCCGATTTGTCTACAGAGAGGACCAAACAGAGAATACTGTATAGCGAAACTTCAAAAGTAATAAAACCAATCTTATTTGCAGACTTAGGAGAAACCTGCACCACTCCGGACGGAATGGCTTTGGATAAAAATGGGAATTTATACTTGTCTGTTACCAACCCAACTTCATTTGAAAAATTCGGAAGTAAAATTCTGATTTTTGATAAAAATGACAAACCGATGACCTGGTTTGATCAATTACCAGTGCATCCGGTGACAAAAAGGGTGCATCCTATGGGAATGGAGTTTGGTCCGGACGGGAATCTATATGTAGTAGACAACCAATGTTTTGCAAGACAAGCGGATGCTTCAAGATTAATTAGAGTCATAGTGAAAAATGGAAAACCGGTCAATGCGGAAGTTTTGGTGGAAGGATTCAATTTTTCTGATGGACTTCGGTGGTCTAAAAACCGCATTTACATTACCGATGCTTCATTTAATAAAGGGGAAGAAAGCGGTATTTATAGTTTTTCGCTTGACGAATTAAACAAAGATAAAATTATACTGGATGCTTCAAATAAGGAAAAGTATCTCATCAGTACTTTTACTTTAAAACCCGGGACTGCAAAACACTCACTCGGAATTGACGGAATTGCATTTGATAAAAATGGGAATTTGTATGGAGGTAGTTTTGGTGACGGTGTGATTACTAAAATTGAGTTTTTTAATGATGGGAAAGTAAAATCTAAAAAAGTTGTTTTTGATTCGGATCAGTTAAAATGCTGTGATGGCTTTTTTTATGATGAGAACAGAAACTCTATTTTCATTGCCAATTATGATAACAATAGTGTGCATCAATTAAACTTAAATACCAATACTATTTCTTTGATTTGGGAGAATGAAAATGCAGATGGTTCAGACGGGCAATTGGATAATCCTTGTGAAACTATTATTTACAAAGGCAAATTGCTGGTTGTGAATTATGATACTTTTGAAGGAGTAAAAAATATCGGAACAGATCCTTTTCACACCATTTCAAGTTTTGATTTGGAGGGTTTAAAATAA
- the rsmG gene encoding 16S rRNA (guanine(527)-N(7))-methyltransferase RsmG — protein sequence MDEILKYFPDLTDIQIEQFQKLDFLYHDWNEKINVISRKDIDALYTKHVLHSLGIAKIMKFEPGTTVLDVGTGGGFPGIPLAILFPETRFYLIDVIAKKIKVVQGVVDALELKNVKAEQLRAENAKGDFDFIVSRAVTNMPDFVSWIKNKIKKQHKHALKNGILYLKGGDLTEELKDFPGATLYDLSTIFEDEFFETKKVVHLPLKFKA from the coding sequence ATGGATGAGATTCTGAAATATTTTCCTGATTTGACCGACATTCAAATCGAACAATTTCAAAAATTAGATTTTTTATACCACGATTGGAATGAAAAAATCAATGTTATTTCGCGCAAAGATATTGATGCCTTATATACAAAACACGTTTTGCATTCGCTTGGAATAGCAAAAATCATGAAGTTTGAACCCGGAACAACCGTTCTGGATGTTGGAACCGGAGGTGGATTCCCTGGAATTCCCCTGGCGATTCTTTTTCCCGAAACCCGTTTTTATTTGATTGACGTTATCGCAAAAAAAATAAAAGTAGTTCAGGGAGTTGTAGATGCCTTAGAATTAAAAAATGTAAAAGCAGAACAATTACGTGCTGAAAATGCAAAAGGAGATTTCGATTTTATTGTGAGTCGTGCGGTAACCAATATGCCGGATTTTGTTTCCTGGATCAAAAATAAAATTAAAAAACAACACAAACATGCCTTGAAAAATGGAATCCTTTACCTAAAAGGAGGAGATTTGACCGAAGAATTGAAAGATTTTCCGGGGGCTACTTTATATGATTTGTCTACAATTTTTGAAGATGAGTTTTTCGAAACTAAAAAAGTAGTGCATTTGCCGTTGAAGTTTAAGGCTTAG
- a CDS encoding fatty acid desaturase family protein, translating to MNNTAPTFARQDNLKFFRTLNSRVNNYFKDNNIQKTGNWKLHLKAVILFAVFLTPYFLILTLNMPFWVMLLLSIVIGIGMAGIGMNVMHDGNHGSYSNKTWINKFMGGTIYVLAGNVYNWQVQHNVLHHTYTNIPGHDEDLDAGRIIRFTKDAKWHSFHRFQHYYSVFLYGLLTFNWAITTDFKQMKRYLKRKLSYGELKNPKILWTTLIITKVIYVSIWIVLPIVIGITWWKVLIGFFVMHYTAGLILSVVFQLAHVVEETTNPSPNELGEMDNTWAIHQLFTTTNFAPKNAIVNWYTGGLNHQIEHHIFPNISHIHYGKIAKIVKETAKECNLPYYEYKTMTSAVIAHFKHLRDLGMKPELSV from the coding sequence ATGAATAACACTGCACCTACTTTTGCAAGGCAAGACAATCTGAAGTTTTTCAGAACCCTTAACTCTCGGGTTAACAATTACTTCAAGGACAACAATATCCAAAAAACCGGAAACTGGAAGCTGCACTTAAAAGCGGTTATTCTCTTTGCTGTATTCCTGACGCCGTATTTTTTAATCCTAACACTAAATATGCCGTTTTGGGTTATGTTACTTCTATCTATCGTGATCGGTATTGGAATGGCAGGTATTGGAATGAATGTGATGCACGACGGAAATCACGGTTCGTACTCTAATAAAACCTGGATCAACAAGTTTATGGGTGGAACTATTTATGTTTTGGCAGGAAACGTTTACAACTGGCAGGTACAACATAATGTTTTACACCATACGTATACGAACATTCCGGGACATGATGAAGATTTAGATGCAGGAAGAATTATCCGTTTTACCAAAGATGCAAAATGGCATAGTTTTCATCGTTTTCAACATTATTATTCTGTCTTCTTATACGGTTTATTGACTTTCAATTGGGCAATCACAACCGATTTCAAACAAATGAAACGTTACCTTAAAAGAAAATTATCTTACGGCGAACTTAAAAACCCTAAAATACTTTGGACTACTTTAATTATCACTAAAGTTATTTATGTTTCCATTTGGATCGTTTTACCGATCGTAATTGGAATTACCTGGTGGAAAGTTTTAATTGGTTTCTTCGTAATGCATTATACAGCCGGATTAATTTTGAGTGTTGTTTTTCAATTAGCGCATGTTGTAGAAGAAACTACAAACCCTTCTCCAAACGAGTTAGGAGAAATGGACAATACCTGGGCCATTCACCAATTGTTTACGACAACTAATTTCGCACCTAAAAATGCTATCGTAAACTGGTACACCGGTGGATTAAATCACCAAATCGAACACCATATTTTTCCAAATATCAGTCACATTCACTATGGTAAAATTGCAAAAATCGTAAAAGAGACTGCCAAAGAATGCAACTTGCCTTATTACGAGTACAAAACAATGACAAGTGCAGTTATTGCTCACTTCAAACATTTGCGTGATCTTGGAATGAAACCTGAATTATCGGTATAA
- a CDS encoding peptidase U32 family protein yields MKKKIEILAPAKDLIGGIAAINSGADAVYIGAPLYGARSNATNSIEDVAALVKYAHLFNAQVFVVINTILYDNELETCRLMIWELYNIGVDALIIQDMAIMEMDLPPIVLHASTQANNRDADKIKFLKDAGIKRVVLARELNLHQIKEIYDKADVELEFFVTGALCVSFSGNCYMSVANGERSANRGSCAQNCRLPYNLIDGNGETLIKNSHLLSIKDFDVSNEIPNLVEAGIVSFKIEGRLKDIVYVKNNVSYLRQKLDAYLEGSDKYTKASSGKCTYSFDSALDKSFNRGYTDYFVNERHSSIGSWESPKSKGQYIGKLVKTIGNAYQIENGELLNNGDGLCFINETNEAEGIYVNKVENGLAYPNVLKEIKDGTFIYRNNDAAFIKIVEREDSAVRKISTTLLLTENENGFELIATDEDGNVSIVTLVHPKEQTKNNESIAENFKINLAKTGFTPYTADEINVLFSQNWFLPISKINEMRRTVYEQLSEIRLANYKREEHQLVKTSHPYPETKLDFMYNVSNKIARKFYERHGVTEIEKAFELQWDPGKSRVMTTKYCIKYELKKCPIHQKDIVGVKVKEPLVLKQGELEYKLKFNCKPCEMEIWEKDAEFEIEEDHFH; encoded by the coding sequence ATGAAGAAGAAGATTGAAATATTAGCCCCTGCTAAAGATTTAATTGGAGGAATTGCTGCCATCAATAGTGGCGCCGATGCAGTTTATATTGGCGCACCATTATATGGAGCACGCTCTAATGCCACAAACTCTATTGAAGATGTTGCAGCATTGGTAAAGTATGCACACTTATTTAACGCTCAGGTTTTTGTCGTTATCAATACCATTTTATATGATAACGAATTAGAAACATGTCGTTTAATGATTTGGGAATTATACAATATTGGAGTTGATGCCTTGATCATTCAAGATATGGCGATTATGGAAATGGACTTACCTCCTATCGTACTTCACGCCAGTACACAAGCCAATAATCGTGATGCCGACAAAATAAAATTCTTAAAAGATGCCGGAATAAAACGTGTCGTTTTAGCACGTGAATTGAACCTGCACCAAATTAAAGAAATCTACGATAAAGCAGATGTTGAATTAGAATTTTTCGTTACCGGCGCCTTATGCGTTTCCTTCAGCGGAAATTGTTATATGAGTGTGGCCAACGGAGAACGTAGTGCCAACCGTGGTTCTTGTGCTCAAAACTGTCGTTTGCCATACAACTTAATCGACGGAAATGGAGAAACTTTAATCAAAAACAGTCACTTGCTTTCTATAAAAGATTTTGATGTTTCAAATGAAATTCCAAATCTGGTTGAAGCAGGAATTGTTTCTTTTAAAATCGAAGGTCGTCTAAAAGATATCGTTTACGTAAAAAATAACGTTTCGTATTTGCGCCAAAAATTAGATGCTTACTTAGAAGGAAGTGATAAATATACCAAAGCTTCTTCGGGAAAATGTACTTACAGTTTTGATTCTGCTTTAGATAAAAGTTTTAATCGTGGTTACACTGACTATTTTGTAAACGAAAGACACAGTTCAATTGGCTCATGGGAAAGTCCAAAATCAAAAGGGCAATACATTGGTAAATTAGTTAAAACAATAGGAAACGCTTACCAAATTGAGAATGGTGAATTATTGAATAATGGTGATGGACTATGTTTCATCAATGAAACCAATGAAGCAGAGGGAATTTATGTCAACAAAGTTGAAAATGGTTTGGCCTATCCTAACGTTTTAAAAGAAATTAAAGACGGTACTTTTATTTACAGAAATAATGATGCCGCTTTCATTAAAATTGTAGAAAGAGAAGACAGTGCCGTACGTAAAATCAGTACCACTTTATTATTGACCGAAAACGAAAATGGCTTTGAATTAATTGCTACTGACGAAGACGGGAACGTAAGTATTGTGACTTTAGTTCACCCGAAAGAACAAACTAAAAACAACGAATCAATCGCAGAAAACTTTAAAATCAATCTGGCAAAAACAGGTTTTACTCCTTATACTGCAGATGAAATTAATGTACTATTTTCTCAAAATTGGTTCCTTCCTATTTCAAAAATCAACGAAATGAGAAGAACCGTTTACGAGCAATTATCCGAAATTCGTTTGGCTAATTACAAACGTGAAGAACATCAGTTGGTAAAAACGTCACACCCTTATCCTGAAACCAAATTGGACTTTATGTACAATGTTTCAAATAAAATAGCGCGTAAATTTTACGAACGCCATGGTGTAACTGAAATTGAAAAAGCATTTGAATTACAATGGGATCCAGGAAAATCTCGTGTAATGACCACCAAATATTGCATCAAATACGAATTAAAAAAATGTCCGATACACCAAAAAGACATTGTAGGTGTCAAAGTAAAAGAACCATTAGTATTAAAACAAGGCGAACTGGAATACAAACTAAAGTTCAATTGCAAACCTTGTGAAATGGAAATTTGGGAAAAAGACGCTGAATTTGAAATTGAGGAAGATCATTTTCATTAG
- a CDS encoding pyridoxal phosphate-dependent aminotransferase: MNHILSDRINNLATSQTLAMAALARELKAQGKDIISLSLGEPDFNTPDFIKEAAKKAIDENYSTYSPVDGYQELKEAVCRKFKRDNGLEYKPSQIVVSTGAKQSLYNIAQVMLNEGDEVILPAPYWVSYFEIVKLSGGVPVEVPTSVDTDFKITPEQLEAAITPKTKMMWFSSPCNPSGSVYSREELTALAKVLEKHPNIYVVADEIYEHINFSGTFCSIGSIPGMLERTITVNGVAKAFAMTGWRIGYIGAPEFIAKACTKIQGQVTSGANSIAQRATITAVDADPSVLNEMVQAFHGRRDLVVGLLKEIPGVKINVPEGAFYVFPDVSSFFGKTLRGTEIKDANDLSMYLLSEANVATVTGDAFGNPNCIRFSYATSNDILKEALRRIKEALAA; this comes from the coding sequence ATGAATCATATTCTTTCGGACAGAATCAACAACTTAGCGACTTCACAAACATTAGCAATGGCTGCTTTAGCACGCGAATTAAAAGCGCAAGGAAAAGATATCATCAGTTTAAGTTTAGGAGAACCTGACTTTAATACTCCTGATTTTATTAAAGAAGCCGCTAAAAAAGCAATAGACGAAAACTACAGTACTTATTCTCCGGTTGACGGATACCAGGAATTAAAAGAAGCTGTTTGCAGAAAATTCAAAAGAGACAATGGTTTAGAATACAAACCTTCTCAAATTGTAGTTTCTACAGGAGCAAAACAATCTTTATACAACATTGCTCAAGTAATGTTAAACGAAGGTGACGAGGTTATTTTACCTGCTCCTTACTGGGTGAGTTATTTCGAAATTGTGAAACTTTCTGGTGGAGTTCCTGTTGAAGTTCCAACGTCTGTAGATACTGATTTCAAAATTACACCTGAGCAATTAGAAGCTGCTATCACGCCAAAAACAAAAATGATGTGGTTCAGTTCTCCTTGTAACCCAAGTGGATCTGTTTACAGCAGAGAAGAGTTAACTGCTTTGGCAAAAGTTTTAGAAAAACACCCTAATATATATGTTGTGGCTGATGAGATTTATGAGCACATCAATTTCTCAGGAACTTTCTGCAGTATCGGTTCAATCCCGGGAATGTTAGAAAGAACAATTACGGTAAATGGAGTTGCAAAAGCATTCGCAATGACAGGATGGAGAATCGGTTACATCGGAGCTCCGGAATTCATCGCAAAAGCATGTACCAAAATCCAAGGACAAGTAACCAGTGGAGCAAACAGTATTGCGCAACGTGCTACAATTACTGCAGTAGATGCTGATCCTAGTGTATTAAACGAAATGGTTCAGGCTTTCCACGGTCGTAGAGATTTAGTGGTTGGATTATTAAAAGAAATTCCAGGTGTAAAAATCAACGTTCCGGAAGGTGCATTTTACGTTTTCCCTGATGTTTCTTCTTTCTTCGGAAAAACTTTAAGAGGAACTGAAATTAAAGATGCAAACGATTTATCAATGTATCTTTTATCAGAAGCAAACGTAGCAACTGTAACAGGTGATGCTTTTGGAAATCCAAATTGTATTCGTTTTTCTTATGCAACAAGCAACGATATTTTAAAAGAAGCCTTACGCAGAATCAAAGAAGCTTTAGCTGCTTAA